The window TCTTGCGGGCGTGCCGGCGCAACAGGCCGACCGTCGCGTACAGCTGCTCGGCGAGCGCGGTGTCGGTCTCGGTGTCCATCGCCGTCCACGATACCTCTGCCACAGAGGTATCTGCCGGCCGAGATTGCGATCAGGCGTCGGATCCGCTCGGTCCGGTCACCTCCGGGGCGGTTCCGGCCAGAATCAGGCGAGACCGGCGGGAGGGTCGTGGACGACGACGACGTCATCGGCAGCGAGTCGGAGCGCGCACCCGAGCCGCGGGGGACCCTCCGTCGTGGCGTGCCGCTCCCGGCCGCGGTGCACTCGCACCGGCGGCTGGCTGTGACGCTGCTCGTCCTCGTCGCGTTCGGCGGGGTGGTGGCGATCAGCCGGGCCGGGGTGCACGGCCTGAAGTCCGCCGAGCCCGCCGTCCAGGCCGCCGGACCGCCGGCACCGCCGCTGTCCGGTCAGATCCTCGCCCTCGCCGCCGGCCAGAACGTCGTGTACGTCGTGGCCGACGACTGCGCCCAGGACTGCCGTCCGCTGCTCGTCGCCACCGGCGACGACGGCCGGACCTGGGCCGGCCTGCGGCTGCCGGGCGCCCCGGTGACCGCCGCGACGGCCCGGACCTGGCGGCTGACCGTGACCGGCGGCGAGGACCTGCTCGCGATCCAGGACCCGGCCGGCAAGACCGTCACGGTCGGCAGTACGAGCTCCCGGTTCCAGACCCACAAGATCGTCGACGGGCCGCCGCTGGCGCGGGCCCCGGCCGGCTGGGAGGCGATGCTCGACCTCTGCCCGCGGATCCGGTGCGCGACCCCGGCCCTGGAGTACGTCGAGCCCCGGACCGGCGTCCGGAGCCTGCTGGAGACCCAACCCCCGGTCCCGGCCCGGGTGCTCGGGGTGGGCGGGTCCCAGATCTGGGTGGCGGGCGTGGACCCCGGGACCCGGCAGTGGGCCGCCGCGGTCTCCGCCGACGACGGCGCGACCTGGGCCACCAGCGCGCTGCCCGGGGTCAGCACCGCCGCCGGGCTGGTGGCGCAGCTGCTGCCGGTGCCCGAGCTGGACCAGGCGTACCTGGTGCTGGGCAAGCCGGACGGCCAGGGCGGCCAGGCCCTCACCGACATCTGGTCGGTCCGGGCGAGCGGCGCCCCGAGCCAGGTCCGGCCCTCGACCGCGCTCGGCGCCGTCGAGGGCGCGGTCGCGACCAAGGACGGCCGCCTGGTGCTGACCGGGACGACGACCACCGTGCTGTCCCCGGACGGCGGCGAGAAGCGGTCCGACGCCTCGGACGTGGACTCGACCCGGTTCGTGCTCAGCAACCCGATGCGGGGGCCGCACCAGCTGCTGGTGGCGGCCGCGATCCGCACCGACGGAGCCGCCTCGATCGCGCTCTCCGGCACCGGCGACGCCGGCGACTGGGACGTACGCCCGATCGTCCTCGCCCGCTAGTTCCTCTCTGACCTGCGCGTTCTTTCTGGATGGCGGCCGTCTCGATATTACCCGTTGCGTTGCCGACGATCGCGATATATCGTTATCTCACCAACCACGAGAGGAGTGCACAATGCACACCCACACCACACAGAACCGGCAGGGTCACCCTGACCGGCATCCGCACCGGCACGGGCCGTTCGGTCGCGAGTTCGGTCCCGGCGTCGACCGGGGCGAGCGCGAGGACCGGCGCGGCCGGCACGGCGGGTTCGGGCGCCTGCCCGGCTTCCCGCCGACCCCAGGAGGCCCCGGCCCCGGCTTCGGCCCGGGCATGGGCCCGGGTCCGGGCTTCGGTCCGGGCATGCGTCCGGGTCCCGGACGCGGCCGGCACCGCGGTCGCGGCGCCCGCCGCGGCGACGTCCGGGCCGCCGTGCTCGCGCTGCTCATCGAGCGGCCGATGCACGGGTACGAGCTCATCCAGCAGATCGAGGAGCGGTCCGGCGGCGTCTGGCGGCCGAGCCCGGGCTCGATCTATCCGACCCTCCAGCTGCTCGCGGACGAGGGTCTGGTCTCCGGCGACGAGACCGGCGGGCGGCGGCTGTTCACGCTGACCGACGCCGGCCGCGAGGAGGACGCCAAGCACGAGGGCCAGTCGCCCTTCACCCAGGAGCGGGACGAGACCTTCGAGGTCGCGCACCAGTTCCGGGAGGAGATGGCGCAGCTCGGGATGGCGGTCTGGCAGGTCGCCCAGGTGGGCACCGAGGCGCAGCGCACCGAGATCCTCGGGGTGCTGGCCGAGGCTCGGCGGCGGGCCTACCAGCTGCTGGCCGACGGCGGGTCCGAGGACTCCGCCGCGCCCGACCCCGCCCCGGCGGAGTGAACCAGCCCTGCGGCCCCGGAAGAAACCCTTCCGGGGCCGCACCTGTCTGCGGGCACAATCTCCAGTCATGACGACGCCCCGCAGCATCGGATCGCTGTCCTCTATCGAGAGCGCCGCCTCGACCGGCTCGGTCGGCTCGGCCGGGTCCCTGGCCTCGGTCGGGAGCGCGGGCTCGATCGCCTCGATCGGGTCGGCCGGCTGCATCGGCTCGATCGGCAGCGCCGGCTGCATCGCCTCGGTCGGGAGCGCGGGCTCGGTCGCCTCGATCGGCAGCGTGGGGTCCTTCGGCTCGATCGCGAGCGTCGGGTCCTTCGGCTCGATCCTCAGCGTCGGAAGCTCGGGCGCGATCGGCGCCGTGTTCGGACGCCCGGTCCTCGGCCCCGCCCTCGAACGCCTCACCGCCGCGGTCAGCACCCGCCTCTCCCGCTAGATGTACTGCCCAGGGGCGCTGGCCCGGCGGCGGCTCTCGGCGAGAGCGGCGTAGGTCCTGCTGAACCCTGACCACTGTCAGTGGTATCTACCACCGACAGTGGTACGAGCTCGGAAGACATGGGTGCCCCAGCGCCCAGGACAGGCCGGCCCGGCCGGCCCTGATCGACGATCAGACGCGGCGGCCGTGGTCGGGCCCCGCGGCGTCAGAGCCCGTCTGTGGGCAGTACGGCTAGAGCGAGCGGCCGTGGCGGGAGCCGCGGAGGGCCAACCCGATGGCGGCGAGTCCGAAGAGGACGGACACCCCGAGCGCCAGCCCGTACGCCTGCCCGTACGACGCGGCGGGATCCGGCCCGGGGGAGCGGGACGAGGCGTAGAAGACCGCGCTGATGACCGCGGCCCCGATCGCGTTGCCGATCCGCTGTGACGTCTGCAGCGTGCCGCCCGCGGTCGAGCCGCCGGCGGCGTCGACGTCGGCCAGCGAGAGCGCCTGGTTCGGGGTGATCACGCTGCCGCCGCCGAGCCCGGAGACCAGCAGCGGCACCAGCAGCAGCAACGCCACCCCGGTCGGCCAGACCCGGCCGGCCGCGAGCAGCCCGGTCAGCCCGGATGCGGCCACGCCGAGGGTGAACAGCACCAGCCCGTCGACGAGCACCCGCGATCCCATCCGGGGCAGCAACCGGCCGGCGATCGGCGCCGCGACCGTCACCCCGACCGCGTACGCCGAGGACGTCAGCCCGGCCTGCAACGGCGAGAACCCCAGCCCCTGCTGCAGGAACAGCGCCAGCACCAGCGGCGTCCCCGTGTAGGCGCAGAAGAACAGGATCGCCAGCCAGATCCCGTCCGAGTACGAGGAGATGCGGAACAGGTCGAGGTCGATCAGCGGGTGCCCGCGGCGCTTGGCCGGCCCGCGCTCCCAGAGGTAGAAGGCGGCCAGCAGGGCCACCGCCGGCACCAGCAGCACCGCCAGCCGCGGGTCGTGGTTGGCGTCGTACTGGACCGCCGGCAACAGCAGCACGAACACCCCGGCCGCCAGCAGCGCCGCGCCCGGCAGGTCCAGGGCCCGGGCCGGCCCGTCCCGCCGGCCCGGCGCGGGCAGCCAGAGCCGGCAGAGCACGAACGCGACGATCCCGATCGGCACGTTGATGAGGAAGCAGAGCCGCCAGCCGTACCGGTCGCCGCCGAGGGCGAGGATCACCCCGCCGAGCACCGGTCCGGTCGCGGTCGCGACGCCGACCGCGGTGCCGATGACGCCGAAGGCCCGGCCGCGTTCCCAGCGCGGGAACAGCTGCTGCACCAGCCCGGACACCTGCGGGTTGAGCAGCCCGCCGGCCAGCCCCTGCAGCACCCGCCCGGCCACCAGCACGGTGGGGTTCGGGGCCAGCCCGACCGCGGCGCTGAAGACGACGAACGCGGCGATCCCGATCAGCAGCAGCAGCCGCCGGCCGCGGTCGTCGCCGAGCCGGCCGGCGATGATCGGCACCATCCCGAACGCCAGCGCGTACCCGGAGACGACCCACTGCAGCTGCGCCGGCCCGGCCCCGGTGTCCCGGCCGATGGAGAACAGCGCGACGTTGACGATGCTGACGTCCAGCAGCGTGATGTAGAGCGCGCAGACGCAGGTGCCCAGCGCCCGCCAGCGGAGGGGGTCGAGCTGCGCGCCCGACCCGCCGTCCGCCACTGTGCTCACGGTTCGCTCCGGTCGGGCGCTCCCGGCGGCGTCTTCCCTCCGCGCCCCCACGGTCGGCGCACGCCCGGGGCCGGCAGGCGCTGCGGTCCAGACACCGCCGCGCCCGACCTCCCACTCACGACGGCGAACGCTACCCCGGGGCCGTACGGTGGATCGGTGACCGCTGCCCGGACCATGCTGGCCGTCGCCGTCGAGGAGGCCCGGGCCGGGCTGGCCGAGGGCGGCATCCCCATCGGCGCCGCGGTGTTCGGCCCCGGCGGCGAGCTGCTCGGCCGCGGCCACAACCGCCGGGTCCAGGACGACGACCCGTCCGTGCACGGCGAGACCGCCGCGTTCCGGGCCGCCGGCCGGCAGCCGACGTACCGCGGCACGACGATGGTGACGACGCTCTCGCCCTGCTGGTACTGCAGCGGGCTGATCCGGCAGTTCGGCATCTCCCGGCTCGTCGTGGGCGAGACCCGGACGTTCACCGGGCAGCACGAGTGGCTGGCGTCCGCGGGTGTCGACGTCACGCTCGTCGACGACCCGGAGTGCGTCCGCATGATGGAGGAGTTCATCGCCGCGCGGCCCGAGCTCTGGTTCGAGGACATCGGGGTCGACCCGGGCTTTGCCGGGCCTTGAGGCCGGAAACGCGAACGTAGCCGGGCGGACATGACGAACGCCGCGCTTTTGTCTAGCGTTCGCCCGAGGATCCTCCGGGAGGTGTCGGCAATGGCGGTCACTGTTCCTGCCGAAGCGGTACGCGAGGGCACGTACGGCGACCGGGTGGTCGCGGTCGAGCCCGGCGGCGTCGGCTTCATTCCGCTGGAGGAGCGGCACGGCCGCCCCCGGCAGCTGCTGTGGACCTGGGCCTCGCCCAACCTCGAGTTCGCCACGGTCTTCGTCGGCGTGCTCGCGGTGGCCGCGTTCGGGCTCGGGTTCTGGGTCGCGCTGGCCGCGATCGTGCTCGGCACCGGCCTCGGCGCGGTCTCGCACGGCGTGCTGTCCGCGCGCGGTCCCGCCCACGGCGTACCGCAGATGGTGCTGTCGCGGCTGGGCTTCGGCTACTGGGGCAACGTGCTGCCGGCCGGGCTGAACGCGATCACCGCCGGCATCGGCTGGTTCGCGGTCAACAGCGTCAGCGGCGCGCTCGCCCTGAACACGCTCACCGACCTGCCCAAGGTCGTCTGCCTGATCGTCATCGTGGCGGTCCAGCTCGGGGTCGCGTTCTTCGGCCACAACCTGGTCCAGGCCTTCGAGCGGTACGCCTTCCCGATCCTGGCCGTCATCTTCCTCATCGCCGCGATCACGATCTTCGCCAAGACCACCCCGAGCGCCGGCGCGGGCGGCGGCAGCGGCAGCCTCGGCGGCTTCCTGCTCACCGTCGGCGCGACGTTCGGCTACGCGGCCGGCTGGAACCCCTACGCCGCCGATTACACCCGCTACTTCCGGGCCGACGTCAGCAAGCGGGCGGTCGGCTGGTGCGCCGGGCTCGGCGTGTTCGTCTCCTGCGTGCTGCTGGAGACGGTCGGGGCCGGGGCGGCCACGCTGGTCGACCCGGGCGCGGCGCTGGGCGACCCGACCGGCAGCTTCACCGGCAACCTGCCGTCGGTGACGGCGAACCTGACGCTGCTGGCGATCGCGCTCGGCGCGGTCTCGGCCAACGCGCTGAACGTCTACTCCGGCGCGATGTCGTTCGTCGCGCTCGGCGTGAACCTGCCACTGGCCGCCCGCCGGGCGATCTCCGCTCTCGGCTTCGGCCTGATCGGCTTCGTCGTCGCGCTCACCGGCCTGGACGACGCGGGCGCGAAGTACGAGAGCTTCCTGCTCGTCATCGCGTACTGGATCGGGCCCTGGCTCGGGGTCATGTTCGTCGA of the Mycobacteriales bacterium genome contains:
- a CDS encoding cytosine permease translates to MAVTVPAEAVREGTYGDRVVAVEPGGVGFIPLEERHGRPRQLLWTWASPNLEFATVFVGVLAVAAFGLGFWVALAAIVLGTGLGAVSHGVLSARGPAHGVPQMVLSRLGFGYWGNVLPAGLNAITAGIGWFAVNSVSGALALNTLTDLPKVVCLIVIVAVQLGVAFFGHNLVQAFERYAFPILAVIFLIAAITIFAKTTPSAGAGGGSGSLGGFLLTVGATFGYAAGWNPYAADYTRYFRADVSKRAVGWCAGLGVFVSCVLLETVGAGAATLVDPGAALGDPTGSFTGNLPSVTANLTLLAIALGAVSANALNVYSGAMSFVALGVNLPLAARRAISALGFGLIGFVVALTGLDDAGAKYESFLLVIAYWIGPWLGVMFVDQALRRGQPLAQFLYDKRYANWAGPIAMLSGMLISILLFSNQTRFVGYVARQSSSFGDIAFEVGFLVAAGVYYALAANKVRART
- a CDS encoding nucleoside deaminase, yielding MLAVAVEEARAGLAEGGIPIGAAVFGPGGELLGRGHNRRVQDDDPSVHGETAAFRAAGRQPTYRGTTMVTTLSPCWYCSGLIRQFGISRLVVGETRTFTGQHEWLASAGVDVTLVDDPECVRMMEEFIAARPELWFEDIGVDPGFAGP
- a CDS encoding PadR family transcriptional regulator, which encodes MHTHTTQNRQGHPDRHPHRHGPFGREFGPGVDRGEREDRRGRHGGFGRLPGFPPTPGGPGPGFGPGMGPGPGFGPGMRPGPGRGRHRGRGARRGDVRAAVLALLIERPMHGYELIQQIEERSGGVWRPSPGSIYPTLQLLADEGLVSGDETGGRRLFTLTDAGREEDAKHEGQSPFTQERDETFEVAHQFREEMAQLGMAVWQVAQVGTEAQRTEILGVLAEARRRAYQLLADGGSEDSAAPDPAPAE
- a CDS encoding MFS transporter, whose protein sequence is MSTVADGGSGAQLDPLRWRALGTCVCALYITLLDVSIVNVALFSIGRDTGAGPAQLQWVVSGYALAFGMVPIIAGRLGDDRGRRLLLLIGIAAFVVFSAAVGLAPNPTVLVAGRVLQGLAGGLLNPQVSGLVQQLFPRWERGRAFGVIGTAVGVATATGPVLGGVILALGGDRYGWRLCFLINVPIGIVAFVLCRLWLPAPGRRDGPARALDLPGAALLAAGVFVLLLPAVQYDANHDPRLAVLLVPAVALLAAFYLWERGPAKRRGHPLIDLDLFRISSYSDGIWLAILFFCAYTGTPLVLALFLQQGLGFSPLQAGLTSSAYAVGVTVAAPIAGRLLPRMGSRVLVDGLVLFTLGVAASGLTGLLAAGRVWPTGVALLLLVPLLVSGLGGGSVITPNQALSLADVDAAGGSTAGGTLQTSQRIGNAIGAAVISAVFYASSRSPGPDPAASYGQAYGLALGVSVLFGLAAIGLALRGSRHGRSL